Proteins from a genomic interval of Flammeovirgaceae bacterium SG7u.111:
- a CDS encoding alpha/beta hydrolase, whose protein sequence is MKFNIKEENGFKFLDEGEGEVLILLHGLFGALSNWETVISHFSQKYRVVIPMMPIYDMPLKEAGLEGLVEFISKFFDYKGFNDVTLIGNSLGGHVALIYTLRHQEKVNRLLLTGSSGLFENTMGGSYPKRGSYEFVKTKVAYTFYDPEVATKELVDEVFEVTKSIPKCMRIVAMARSAQRHNMAEDIKNIHVPTLLIWGLNDTITPPMVAHEFDRLIPNTELHFIDKCGHVPMMEHSEVFNKLFEEFLEKTKVLI, encoded by the coding sequence ATGAAGTTTAATATAAAAGAAGAGAACGGATTTAAATTTTTGGATGAAGGTGAGGGAGAAGTACTCATCCTATTACATGGTCTTTTTGGTGCACTCAGCAACTGGGAAACCGTAATCAGCCATTTTTCACAGAAATATAGGGTTGTCATCCCAATGATGCCTATCTATGACATGCCCCTGAAAGAAGCCGGGCTCGAAGGCTTGGTTGAGTTTATCTCAAAATTCTTCGACTACAAAGGGTTCAACGATGTGACATTGATTGGAAATTCTTTAGGAGGTCACGTGGCGTTAATTTACACGCTAAGACATCAGGAAAAAGTGAACCGCCTGCTTTTGACAGGCAGCTCAGGGTTGTTTGAAAACACCATGGGTGGCTCTTATCCAAAAAGAGGTAGTTATGAGTTTGTAAAAACGAAAGTTGCTTATACCTTTTATGATCCTGAAGTTGCAACCAAAGAGCTGGTCGACGAAGTGTTTGAAGTGACCAAAAGCATTCCAAAATGTATGAGGATTGTAGCCATGGCACGCTCGGCCCAGCGTCATAATATGGCCGAGGATATCAAGAATATACATGTTCCAACGTTGTTGATATGGGGATTGAATGACACGATCACCCCACCAATGGTAGCACATGAATTCGACAGGCTTATACCGAACACTGAACTCCATTTTATTGACAAATGTGGCCATGTGCCCATGATGGAACATTCTGAAGTGTTCAACAAATTATTTGAAGAATTCCTTGAGAAAACAAAAGTGCTGATATGA
- a CDS encoding CBS domain-containing protein — MIASNLIDASIPVLKTTDTVAASLDMMAEFKHSHLPVVLNGKYVGVLSERSLELLDESSEIAGYAAQNPGIMVGESYHFFEVLKAAIDSNQDIASVVDDEDEFIGAINLKNSALEFARKFSVHPTGGALIVLSVRGIDYSLTEISRLVESNEAKIISCFVELDEVDQTNLFVTLQFNTFDLTRIIATFERFEYNVVAKYADEQTKDYESHRIDLLLKYLEI, encoded by the coding sequence ATGATAGCAAGCAACTTGATAGATGCATCCATTCCAGTTTTAAAAACTACCGATACTGTTGCCGCATCACTCGACATGATGGCTGAGTTCAAACATAGCCACCTACCTGTAGTGCTGAACGGTAAATATGTAGGAGTGCTTTCGGAGAGATCGCTAGAGTTGCTAGACGAATCGTCTGAAATTGCCGGCTATGCCGCACAAAACCCTGGCATAATGGTAGGGGAAAGCTATCACTTCTTTGAAGTCTTAAAAGCAGCAATTGATTCAAATCAAGACATTGCATCGGTTGTAGATGATGAGGATGAGTTCATTGGAGCTATCAACCTCAAAAATTCAGCCTTAGAATTTGCTCGCAAGTTTTCCGTACACCCTACAGGTGGCGCTTTAATAGTACTTTCGGTACGCGGAATTGATTATTCCCTCACGGAAATAAGCCGCTTGGTAGAGTCAAACGAGGCAAAAATCATTAGCTGCTTTGTAGAGTTAGATGAAGTTGACCAAACTAATTTGTTCGTAACGCTTCAGTTCAATACGTTCGATCTTACCCGCATCATTGCTACTTTTGAGCGGTTTGAATACAATGTAGTAGCAAAATATGCCGATGAACAGACCAAAGATTACGAATCTCATCGGATAGATTTATTGTTAAAATATTTAGAAATCTAA